In Panacibacter ginsenosidivorans, the following proteins share a genomic window:
- a CDS encoding GtrA family protein → MRKLHHWLKHFILEVVDFFYPPFKKIMPLQTFRYAACGGGNMALNILIYAITYNFILKKQIVYTPVTAISPHIAAYIISFFITFPIGFYLSMFVVFPESYLRKRIQLFRYFVVVLICIFLNYIFLKLFVDQWGWYPTPSLAVTTVLVVGFSYLSQRHFSFKKAKEEAE, encoded by the coding sequence ATGCGAAAACTGCATCACTGGTTAAAACATTTTATTCTTGAGGTGGTTGACTTTTTTTACCCGCCCTTCAAAAAGATAATGCCGCTGCAAACATTTCGTTATGCAGCATGTGGTGGTGGCAATATGGCTTTGAATATTCTTATTTATGCTATCACTTATAATTTTATACTGAAAAAACAAATTGTTTATACCCCTGTAACAGCTATCAGTCCGCATATTGCTGCATATATCATTTCATTCTTTATTACATTTCCTATCGGCTTTTATTTAAGCATGTTCGTGGTTTTTCCAGAATCATATTTACGTAAACGCATTCAGTTGTTCCGCTACTTTGTGGTAGTGCTCATCTGCATCTTTCTTAACTATATTTTCCTGAAACTCTTTGTTGACCAGTGGGGCTGGTATCCTACGCCTTCTTTAGCTGTTACTACTGTATTGGTAGTTGGATTTAGTTATTTATCTCAAAGGCATTTCTCTTTTAAAAAAGCAAAAGAGGAAGCAGAGTAG